From one Peredibacter starrii genomic stretch:
- a CDS encoding Tex family protein encodes MAAQTLDPNAMIYCTTKLGIAPAKIMATCKLLFEEECTIPFISRYRKEVTGNLDEVQIRDIQESYNEYVETEKRRAFILDAIKKMEALTPELERQIKVATTLTQLEDIYAPYKSKKKTKAMIAKDNGLEPLSEMILKGDKDVRTIIAELEEKFVKPSAGKIKDVQEAINGACDIIMESMAHQLELKEKIRQTFWETGVMKTGLRKDGDKIEDAAKFKDFFEFSEPLAKLKDPKASHRYMAMRRGMNLKVLKVDAEIIPEVGIGLIEGEFFPKRDKLANYELLKKCAEKSFTNYIQPSLDLEVKNELKKIADTAAISVFGVNLKNLLLQPYLGSKAVLGIDPGVRTGCKVVIVDHTGKFMGDHVVYPHEPKNDKVGAAQILTKMIEMFNVEYIAIGNGTYGRETLEFVETHIPQVKDGKVKATMISEAGASIYSASDIAREEFPDKDVTVRGAVSIARRFQDPLAELVKIDPKSIGVGQYQHDVNQVQLKNNLEAVVESCVNFVGVDLNTASAPLLSYVSGIGPTVAQNVVKYRDANGGFKSRADLLKVTRFSQKVFEQSAGFLRIYNGPHALDGTFIHPERYPVLEEWVKAHKKDLKDLLTDESLQNDLANDKALKEKIGDITLQDIVKCLKAPSQDPRTTFKSVEFTKGISDLKDLKVGQWYQGQVTNIAMFGAFVDIGIKENGLLHISEMSDRFVENALDELKVGQEIKVRILGIDMDRRRISLSCKSDSQVEGVTGTDQGRPRPGKSNRPQTQQPMQSGPQFKNNAFAGLKGLQLKK; translated from the coding sequence ATGGCCGCACAGACACTAGACCCGAATGCAATGATTTATTGTACTACTAAGCTAGGGATTGCCCCTGCTAAAATCATGGCAACTTGTAAACTTCTGTTCGAAGAAGAATGTACGATTCCATTCATTTCTCGTTACCGTAAAGAAGTAACTGGAAACCTGGATGAAGTTCAGATCCGCGACATCCAGGAAAGTTATAATGAATATGTTGAGACTGAAAAACGTCGTGCTTTCATTTTAGATGCTATTAAGAAGATGGAGGCCCTTACTCCGGAACTTGAACGTCAAATCAAAGTTGCAACGACTCTTACTCAGCTTGAAGATATCTACGCTCCTTATAAGTCGAAGAAGAAAACGAAGGCCATGATCGCTAAAGACAATGGTCTTGAGCCTCTTTCTGAGATGATCCTCAAAGGTGATAAAGACGTTCGTACGATTATCGCTGAGCTGGAAGAGAAATTCGTTAAGCCATCTGCCGGTAAAATTAAGGACGTTCAAGAGGCCATCAATGGTGCTTGTGACATCATTATGGAATCAATGGCCCACCAGCTTGAGCTTAAAGAAAAAATCCGTCAAACGTTCTGGGAAACTGGTGTGATGAAGACCGGTCTACGTAAAGACGGAGACAAGATCGAAGACGCAGCTAAATTCAAAGACTTCTTCGAATTCTCTGAGCCACTGGCAAAACTTAAAGATCCAAAAGCTTCTCACCGTTATATGGCCATGAGACGTGGTATGAACCTTAAAGTCCTTAAAGTGGACGCTGAGATCATTCCTGAGGTCGGTATTGGTCTGATCGAAGGTGAGTTCTTCCCTAAGCGCGATAAGCTTGCGAACTACGAACTTCTTAAAAAGTGCGCAGAAAAATCATTCACAAACTACATCCAGCCTTCACTTGATCTGGAAGTTAAAAACGAACTTAAAAAGATCGCTGACACTGCCGCAATTTCAGTATTCGGCGTGAACTTAAAGAACCTTCTGCTTCAACCATACCTTGGTTCAAAAGCGGTCCTTGGTATTGACCCTGGTGTTCGTACAGGTTGTAAGGTCGTCATCGTAGACCATACTGGTAAATTCATGGGTGACCACGTAGTTTACCCTCACGAGCCGAAGAACGATAAAGTGGGCGCAGCTCAAATTCTTACTAAGATGATTGAGATGTTCAACGTTGAATACATTGCCATTGGTAACGGTACTTATGGCCGTGAGACTCTAGAGTTCGTTGAAACTCACATCCCACAAGTTAAAGACGGAAAAGTGAAAGCGACAATGATCTCTGAGGCCGGAGCTTCAATCTACTCTGCTTCTGATATCGCTCGTGAAGAGTTCCCGGATAAAGACGTTACAGTTCGTGGAGCAGTTTCAATTGCTCGTCGTTTCCAGGATCCTCTGGCCGAACTTGTAAAAATTGATCCGAAATCAATCGGTGTCGGTCAATACCAGCACGATGTGAACCAGGTTCAACTTAAAAATAACCTTGAAGCGGTTGTTGAATCATGTGTGAACTTCGTAGGTGTGGATCTAAACACAGCTTCAGCTCCACTTCTTTCATACGTATCAGGTATCGGTCCAACAGTTGCTCAGAACGTAGTGAAATACAGAGATGCAAACGGTGGTTTCAAATCACGTGCGGATCTTCTAAAAGTAACTCGCTTCTCGCAAAAAGTTTTCGAGCAATCAGCGGGCTTCCTTCGTATTTACAACGGTCCTCATGCACTTGATGGAACATTCATTCACCCTGAACGTTACCCTGTGCTTGAAGAATGGGTAAAAGCTCATAAGAAAGATCTAAAAGATCTTCTGACTGATGAATCTCTTCAAAACGATCTGGCGAATGATAAAGCGCTTAAAGAGAAGATTGGAGATATCACTCTTCAAGATATCGTGAAGTGTTTGAAAGCTCCTTCACAAGATCCACGTACAACGTTTAAGTCAGTTGAGTTCACGAAAGGTATTTCTGATCTTAAAGATCTGAAAGTAGGCCAGTGGTACCAGGGACAAGTAACAAACATCGCGATGTTTGGTGCTTTCGTTGATATCGGTATTAAAGAGAATGGTCTTCTTCACATCTCTGAGATGAGTGACCGTTTCGTTGAGAACGCTCTTGATGAACTTAAAGTTGGCCAGGAAATCAAAGTTCGTATTCTTGGTATCGATATGGATCGTCGTCGTATCTCTCTATCTTGTAAGTCAGACTCACAGGTTGAAGGTGTGACTGGTACTGACCAAGGTCGTCCTCGTCCAGGCAAGAGCAACCGTCCTCAGACTCAGCAGCCAATGCAATCAGGCCCTCAGTTTAAGAACAATGCCTTCGCGGGACTTAAAGGTCTTCAATTAAAGAAGTAA
- a CDS encoding polysaccharide deacetylase family protein: protein MKTWLLALLLIPMTTHAGIDQYPEDREYTNLDKGYTQYGAPSLHRTGKYALTFDDGPHGVKTPKILDTLKKYKVQATFFVVTSQITDSNFHIVKRILDEGHILASHGRAHDNSTKITKDEWKTKVKQSFLDLSKWYKKAGHPFNKFYYRFPYAAYGGRKDHHHMNTLKEISKELLKDNCIQFAFWDIDSGDWIPGMSPQEVFQNFKASNEGGKFITYKTMRVNGKLTQVKVRTEIEEPTQGGVVLQHDIQESSVGGTELFLKYAQENHLEIIPLDKVEEFSVTKNCKL from the coding sequence ATGAAAACTTGGCTCCTGGCCCTATTACTCATTCCTATGACCACTCATGCGGGGATCGACCAATATCCGGAAGATCGCGAGTACACGAACCTTGATAAGGGTTACACCCAATACGGCGCCCCTTCGCTTCATAGAACGGGTAAATACGCCCTGACCTTCGATGATGGTCCTCATGGTGTGAAGACCCCTAAAATCCTTGATACCCTTAAAAAATACAAAGTGCAGGCGACATTCTTCGTGGTCACCTCTCAAATTACAGATTCAAACTTCCACATCGTGAAACGCATTCTGGATGAAGGCCATATCCTGGCCTCCCATGGTCGCGCTCATGATAACTCGACTAAGATCACTAAAGACGAATGGAAGACCAAGGTTAAGCAGTCCTTCTTAGACCTATCTAAGTGGTATAAGAAGGCCGGACACCCCTTTAATAAGTTCTATTACCGTTTTCCTTATGCGGCCTATGGTGGACGTAAGGATCATCACCACATGAACACGTTAAAAGAGATCTCCAAAGAGCTCCTGAAGGATAACTGCATTCAGTTTGCTTTCTGGGACATTGATTCAGGAGACTGGATTCCCGGTATGAGTCCTCAGGAAGTCTTCCAGAACTTCAAGGCGAGTAACGAAGGCGGGAAATTCATTACTTATAAAACGATGAGAGTGAATGGGAAGCTGACTCAAGTGAAAGTTCGCACCGAGATTGAAGAACCGACCCAAGGGGGTGTGGTGCTTCAGCATGATATTCAAGAAAGCTCAGTTGGTGGAACAGAACTATTCTTAAAGTATGCTCAAGAAAATCATCTCGAGATCATTCCACTAGATAAGGTCGAAGAATTTAGTGTGACGAAGAATTGTAAGCTGTAG
- a CDS encoding ORF6N domain-containing protein, translating into MIYTIRGQRVMMDSDLAKLYGVETKALNQAVKRNRERFPEDFLIEPNSSELASLRSQIVTLEGSSHENHFRHSPFLFTENGVAMLSSVLHSKEAIQVNITIMRAFTKLRSFLAMGSPLEKRVDKIQKETNQLFKIVFERLDHADNQMAAYEEAVTPKLPRIRKKIGLKN; encoded by the coding sequence ATGATCTACACCATTCGAGGTCAACGAGTGATGATGGATAGTGATCTCGCAAAGCTTTATGGAGTTGAGACGAAGGCCCTTAATCAGGCCGTTAAAAGAAATAGAGAACGTTTTCCGGAGGACTTCTTAATTGAGCCAAATTCCAGTGAGTTAGCTTCACTAAGGTCACAAATTGTGACCTTAGAGGGCTCAAGTCATGAAAATCATTTCCGACACAGTCCCTTCCTTTTCACTGAAAACGGTGTCGCCATGCTTTCAAGTGTTCTTCATAGTAAGGAGGCCATTCAAGTCAACATTACTATTATGAGAGCATTCACAAAACTCAGAAGCTTTTTAGCAATGGGAAGCCCACTCGAAAAACGAGTAGATAAAATTCAAAAAGAAACAAATCAGCTTTTTAAAATTGTCTTCGAAAGGTTAGATCATGCTGATAATCAAATGGCGGCATATGAAGAAGCAGTCACCCCAAAGCTTCCTCGTATTAGAAAAAAAATTGGCCTTAAAAACTAA